The Cynocephalus volans isolate mCynVol1 chromosome 2, mCynVol1.pri, whole genome shotgun sequence genome window below encodes:
- the CAMLG gene encoding guided entry of tail-anchored proteins factor CAMLG gives MESVTVATDSGDRPAVPASSGLSASQRRAEVRRRKLLMNSEQRINRIMGFHRPGSGAEEESQTKSKQQDSDKLNSLGIPSVSKRVVLGDSISSGTTDQQGGVAEIKGTQLGDKLDSFIKPPEGSNDVNLELRHRNREDLTADTVQRGSHHGLEQYLSRFEEAMKLRKQLISEKPSQEDGSSTEEFDSFRIFRLVGCALLALGVRAFVCKYLSIFAPFLTLQLAYMGLYKYFPKGEKKVKTTVLTAALLLSGIPAEVINRSMDTYSKMGEVFTDLCVYFFTFIFCHELLDYWGSEVP, from the exons ATGGAATCGGTGACCGTCGCTACCGACAGCGGGGACAGGCCGGCGGTCCCGGCAAGCTCAGGCCTGTCAGCTTCCCAGCGTCGCGCGGAGGTGCGGCGGAGAAAGCTGCTCATGAACTCGGAACAGCGCATCAACCGGATCATGGGTTTTCACAGGCCCGGGAGCGGCGCCG aaGAAGAAAGTCAAACAAAATCAAAGCAGCAGGACAGTGATAAACTGAACTCCCTTGGCATTCCTTCAGTTTCAAAGCGAGTAGTGCTGGGTGATTCAATTAGTTCAGGAACAACTGACCAGCAGGGTGGAGTGGCCGAGATAAAGGGGACCCAACTGGGAGACAAATTGGACTCTTTCATTAAACCACCCGAGGGCAGTAATGATGTCAACCTTGAGCTTCGGCATCGGAACAGAGAGGACCTGACAGCGGACACTGTCCAGAGAGGTTCTCACCATGGTCTAGAACAGTACCTGTCCAGATTTGAAGAAGCAATGAAGCTAAGGAAACAGCTGATTAGTGAAAAACCCAGTCAAGAAGATGGAAGTTCAACAGAAGAATTTGACTCTTTTCGAATATTTAGATTGGTGGGATGTGCTCTTCTTGCTCTTGGAGTCAGAGCTTTTGTTTGCAAATACTTG TCCATATTTGCTCCATTTCTTACTTTACAACTTGCGTACATGGGACTATACAAATATTTTCCCAAG GGTGAAAAGAAGGTAAAGACAACAGTACTAACAGCTGCACTTCTGTTATCTGGAATTCCTGCTGAAGTGATAAATCGATCAATGGATACCTATAGCAAAATGGGCGAAGTCTTCACAGATCTCTGTGTCTACTTTTTCACTTTTATCTTTTGTCACGAACTGCTTGATTATTGGGGCTCTGAAGTACCATGA